Genomic DNA from Caldicellulosiruptor hydrothermalis 108:
ACATCCAAAACACGATATTGAAAAGACCTATATAGCCTTAATCAAAGGCATTCCTTCTAAGGAAGAGATAGAAAGGTTTGAAAAAGGTCTTTTGATAGATGGGAAAATGACTGCACCTGCCAAATTTAAGATTTTAAAGCTTATAAATGGTAATGCTCTGGTTGAGATAAAAATACATGAGGGAAGGAACAGGCAGATAAGAAAAATGTGTGACCAAATTGGTCATAAGGTTTTGAAGCTAAAAAGAGTTGCAATAGGCAAACTCCAGCTTGGAAAGCTAAAAGAAGGGAAGTTTGTTTTCTTAGATAGAGATACAGCAAACAAGGTGTTTGAAAAATGAAAATTAAAAAACTGAAAGGAGAGTGCTAAATTGACTGATGAGAGGTTAAAACTTCTTGCAAAAAACCTTATTGAGTATTCGGTTGAATTAAAAGAAGGCGAGAACATTTTGATAGAGCTAATTGGTCAGGAGATCGAGCTTGCAAAAGAACTTGTAAAACTCTCATATTCAAAAGGTGCAAAACCATTTTTGTGGCTAAAACACCCAACACTACTTAGAAGTCTTCTTTTGAATGCAACAGAAGAGCAGATAGAAATTATTGCTCAAAATGAAAGAGATCTTATGGAAAAGATGGATGCATATATAGGTATTAGATCTTCACCAAATCCATTTGAACTTTCAGATGTTCCAGACGAGAAGATGAATCTGTATCAAAGAATATGGTTTCACAAAGTTCACGGAGAGGTCAGAGTTCCAAAAACGAAGTGGTGCATATTAAGATATCCCAACTATTCAATGGCACAACAGGCAAAGATGAGTTCGGAAGAGTTTGAAGATTTTTATTTTAACGTTTGCAATCTTGACTATAGCAAAATGTCAAAAGCAATGGACGCTTTGGTTGAGCTTATGCAGAACACAGATGAGGTTCGGATAGTAGCAAAAGACACAGATTTGAGATTTTCAATTAAAGGCATGAAAGCTGTAAAATGTGATGGTCACATGAATATTCCCGATGGTGAGGTATACACTGCGCCTGTCAAAGATTCTGTAAATGGTTATATAACATACAATACACCTTCGAACTATGCAGGGTTCAAGTTTGAAAATATAAGATTTGAATTTAAAGATGGAAAGATTGTAAAAGCAACTGCTAACAATACAGAGAAGCTCAACAAGATACTGGATACCGACGAGGGTGCAAGGTATATTGGTGAATTTTCAATTGGTCTGAATCCCTACATTACAAAGCCGATGGAAGACACGCTTTTTGATGAGAAGATTGCGGGAAGCATTCATTTTACTCCTGGTAACGCCTATGAGGATGCTGACAATGGCAACAGGTCAGCTGTTCATTGGGACATTGTGCTCATTCAAACACCTGAATATGGTGGTGGGGAAATTTACTTTGATGGAAAGCTTATTAGAAAAGATGGGAGATTTGTGATAAAAGAGCTGGAAGGCTTAAATCCAGAGAACTTGAAATAGACTCTTTACTTGAAAAAATTTTTTTCACAGTATTTGCCTTTTAAGAATATCATAGAAGTAGACATAATATATTATTTGAGGATGGGAAATGGAAAATTATCTTTCTGCTCAGCAGCTTGGAACATTTGCTGGGATTGCTATCGCTACAAATATAATTGTTCAGTTTACCAAAAGCATTTTTAAAAGACGATGTAAAGATTATGTAATCAGAATATACACATTTGTTGTAACTTTTATTCTTTCGTTTATCTTCATACCTCATCAAAATACACCTAAGGATATTGTGCTTCTTATTATTAATTCAATATTGATTTGCATGACTTCATTTGGGAACTATGAGATTTTTAAAGACACATACAGAAACACCAAAAACTAAAAATGGATAAGGCTGCCCAGCAAACAGAGTTACAATTTAGCTCCTTGACTTTGCGGGCAGCCTTATTAGTTCCTTTGAAAAACCGCTGGTTCAAATTTTCCCAAGACACACAAAAATCATTATAGCCTTGTGAGCGTGAAGCCTATTTTCTGCCTCATCAAATACCCTCGATTGCGAACCGTCTATGACCTCTGAGGTTACTTCAAACCCTCTGTATGCTGGAAGACAATGCAGGAATATCGCATCATCTTTTGCTAATTTCATAAGAGAGCTGTCTACCTGATATCCTTCAAAATCCCTTATTCTTTTTTCCTTTTCTTCTTCCTGACCCATCGAAACCCATGTGTCTGTATAGACAACATCAGCATCTTTTACAGCCTCTTTTGGACTATTGGTAAATATGATATTGCTTTTACTCTTTTTTGCCTCATCAAGTGAAAAATCTACCACCTCTTTTTTTATTTCATAATCAGGTGGAGTTGCAACTGCAATGTCAAGACCAAGCTTTGCTGCGCCTACCAAAAGTGTGGCTGCTACATTGTTGCCGTCTCCCACATATGCGATCTTTAAGTTACTGAGCCTTCCTTTCTCCTCAAAAATTGTCTGAAAGTCCGCTATAATTTGGGTTGGATGATAATCATCAGTAAGACCATTTATAACTGGGATGGAAGAGTATTTTGCAAACTCTTCAACCTCTTTTTGTTCATATGTTCTTATAACAATTAGGTCAAGGTAGCGCGACAGAACCTTTGCTGTATCTTCTATTGTTTCACCTCTGCCAAGCTGAAGGTCATTTTTCCCAAGATAGAGTGAATATCCGCCAAGCTGGTGGATTCCAACTTCAAATGATACACGCGTCCTTGTTGAAGCCTTTGTAAATATAAGTCCCAGCGCTTTGTTCTTTAAATAGGGAAAGTAAAAACCTTTTTTAGCTTCTTTTTTGAGTCTGCTTGCAAGCTCAACCAAATACATAATATCTTCTTTTGAAAGGTCATTTAGATGAAGAAAATGTCTCATAGCACTTCATCCTTTCATCTTTAAATAAATCATTCAGACAGTAAATATCTTTTTCAATCTCATGTAGTAGAGATAGAACGTCCACATAATACTGTGCTGTATCAACCGATGTTAATGTTGTAACTCCAAACTCAACAGAAAGTCTTCGCAAAACAAATCCAAACTCTTGCATTTTGTCTTTGGATGGAATATTTATTACAAACGAGAATTTGTCTTCAAGTAGCATCTTTTCAGCAGTCTCTTTGTCTAAAAACTCTACATTTAAACCTTTTATATAATCCTTCATGCTATCTAAGAGGAACACTTTGTAGTTTACTTCATATAGTTTTCGTATAATCTGCTGTATAGCATCCTTTTCACTTTCAGGTGCTAAAATCAAGCAGCTACCGTTTTTCACAAATTTGTGATTGGAGGATATGAAAGCTTTGTGAAGAGCAACTTTTAGGTTTTTGGAAATACCAAGAACTTCGCCGGTGGATTTCATCTCTGGTCCTAAGTATGCATCAACCTTGGATAGTTTAGAGAACGAAAATACAGGAGCTTTTACTGCAAAAAAGTCTGGTTCTTTTACAAGGCCAGTTTGGTATCCCAACTCTTTTAGCTTTTTGCCAAGTATGAGCTTGGTTGCAATCTTTATCATAGGAATTCCTGTAACCTTGCTCAAAATTGGCACAGTTCTGCTTGCGCGAGGATTTACTTCTATTACATAAACATTTTCATCTTTGTCAATTACAAATTGGATATTGAAAAGTCCTACAACTCTCAAGGCACGGGCAAGTTTTATGGTATAATCAACAATTTTTTCTTTAACCCTTTCAGAGAGTGTATGGGGAGGAAACACTGCCATGCTGTCTCCAGAATGAACACCAGCTCTTTCAATATGTTCCATGATCCCAGGTATTAACACATCTTCTCCATCCGAGATTCCATCAACTTCCGCTTCTTTTCCAAGGATGTATTTATCGATCAAAATAGGATGTTTTATTGATATCTCAATTGCAGCTTTGATGTATTTTTCAAGCTCCTCACGGCTGTAGACAATCTCCATTGCCCTTCCGCCAAGAACATAAGATGGTCTTACCAGAACAGGATAGCCAATCTTTTCGGCAACCCTCACCGCATCTTCCAAGCTGTATGCAGCCCCACCTGGAGGATAAGGAATATTGAGGTTTTTGAGAAGATTCAAAAACTTGTCTCTGTCTTCTGCAGTGTCAATGCTTTCCATAGAAGTTCCAAGGATCTTCACACCGTTTTTTGCAAGGTATGAAGCCATGTTTATTGCTGTCTGACCACCAAATTGAACTATTACCCCCATTGGTTTTTCCTGTTTTATTATATCTAAAACACATTCTTTTGTTAGAGGTTCAAAAAAGAGCTTGTCTGATGTATCAAAGTCGGTTGATACTGTCTCAGGATTGTTATTGATGATTATAGCTTCAACTCCTTCTTCTTTTAACGCGAATATTGAATGAACACAGCAATAATCAAATTCAATTCCCTGACCAATTCTTATAGGACCTGAACCAATTACAATTGCTTTAGGCTTTGAACTTACAACTAAGTCAGTTTCTTTTTCGTATGTGGAATAAAAATATGGTGTTTTTGCTTCAAACTCACCTGCACAGGTATCAACCATCTTGAAAGAAGGTTTTAGCTTACATTTCTCTCTTATTTCTATTACCTCGTCCACATCCTCTTTTAAAAGATTTGCAATGTATGAGTCACCAAACCCAAGTCTTTTAGCTTTTTGTAAAAGGTCATATGGCAGTGATTCTATGTCATATTTTTTGAGCTGTTTTGACATATCAACTATGTTTTTGAACTTTTCAATAAAGAAGTAATCAATCTTGCTGAGGTCTGAAATGAACTTGCAGTCATAATTTCGGGAAAGAGCTTCGCATATTGCGAAAACTCTCTCATCGTTTGGAGTTTTTATATACTCTAAAAGCTCACTATCTGCCATCTCTTCGAATTTTTTAAGCCCAAGCTGGTAGTTAATCTTAACATCCAGTGAATCTATTGCTTTCAAAAATGCTTCTTCAAATGTTCTTCCAATTGCCATGACCTCGCCAGTTGACTTCATCTGTGTGCCAAGTCGTCTGTCTGCCTTTTCAAACTTGTCAAACGGCCATCTGGGCACTTTTACAACAACATAGTCTATAGACGGTTCAAAGCTTGCATATGTGTTTTGGGTGATAGGATTTATTATTTCGTCAAGTGTAAGACCAATTGCTATTTTTGCAGCAATTCGAGCAATAGGGTACCCTGTTGCTTTTGATGCTAAGGCAGACGAACGGCTCACTCTCGGGTTTACCTCAATTACCACATACTCCATGCTGTTTGGATTTAGCGCAAACTGAACGTTGCATCCGCCCTCAATTTTTAGACTTCTTATTATGTTTAAGGAAGCACTGCGAAGCATCTGATACTCTTTATCAGAAAGAGTTTGAGATGGGGCAACAACGATACTGTCACCTGTGTGAATTCCCACAGGGTCTATGTTTTCCATGTTGCACACAGTGATGCAGTTGTCGTTGCTATCCCTCATGACCTCATATTCTATTTCTTTCCAGCCAAGGACACTCTGTTCAATCAATACTTGATGAATTAAAGAAAGTTTCAATCCCTTGCTTGCAATATATCTCAGCTCTTCTTCGTTGTAAGCAATTCCACCGCCTGTGCCGCCAAGGGTATAGGCGGGACGAACAATAACAGGGTATCCAACTTCTCTTGCGAATTCTATAGCTTCTTGTACAGAGTGTGCTATGATGCTTTTTGGCACAGGTTCTCCAATTTCAATCATGGTCTTTTTAAAAAGTTCCCTGTCTTCTGCCTTTTTAATTGTTTCAAGCGATGTTCCAAGAAGAGAAACTCCGTACTTTTCCAAAATTCCTGCTTCGGCAAGCTCAAAAGCCATATTGAGCGCTGTCTGACCACCAAGCCCAGCCAAAAGTCCCTGTGGTCTTTCTTTTTTGATTATTTCTTCGATATAATCAACTGAAATTGGTTCAATATATACCCTGTCAGCAATTTCTGTATCAGTCATGATTGTTGCAGGGTTGGAGTTTACAAGCACAACTTCTATTCCTTCTTCTTTTAAAGCGCGGCAGGCCTGAGTTCCTGAATAGTCAAACTCAGCAGCCTGCCCAATTACTATCGGACCAGAGCCTATTATCAAAACCTTTTTTATGTCCTTTCTCTTTGGCATCTTTTTCTACACTCCATTCAAAAGCTTAGTAAATTGGTCAAATATATATTTTGAGTCATGTGGACCCGGGCTTGCCTCAGGATGGTATTGAACAGATACTATAGGCAAATCAAGATGAGCAAACCCCTCAACAGTTTTATCATTTACATTTACATGTGTGATTTTTATTTTTTCATATTCTTTATATTCAATTGCATAGTTGTGGTTCTGTGAGGTTATATAAACCTTGCCGGAAATCAAGTCTTTAACCGGGTGGTTTCCTCCATGGTGACCAAATTTCAGCTTGTATGTCTTAAGTCCTAAACACAAACCTAAAAGTTGGTGGCCAAGACAAATTCCAAGGATAGGCTTTTTTAGTTCTATTATTTGTTTCAAAGTAGGGAAGATTTCTTCTAAGTCAGTAGGATCACCCGGTCCGTTTGAGAATACAAACCCTTCTGGATTTATTTTCATTATTTGGTCAAGTGAGCTATTATATGGAAACACATATAAGTCAAGCCCTCTTTTTGAAAGTTCTCTCAAGATGTTTTGCTTAATTCCAAAATCTAAAACAGCAACCTTCTTGCCACTGCCTTCAATTCTGTATACCTGAGTGGTTGAAACCTCTTTTACCAGAGCTGGCTTTTGTTTTTTGTACTCAAATATTTTGCTCAGGAGAACCTCTTTATTGTCGGTCTCTGTTGAGATTATACCAAGCATTGAACCTTTATTACGTATGTGTTCTGTTATAGCTCGTGTATCTACACCCTCAATTGCTACAATATTATTTTCTTTTAAATATTCATGCAATGTCTTCTGAGCCCTGAAATTTGAAGGTGTTTTGCATGCCTCTCTGACAATAAAACCTTCAACATGAGGTTTGTATGATTCCACATCTTCACTATTTATTCCGTAGTTGCCTATAAGAGGGTAGGTCATTGTAACAATCTGACCATTATAGGAAGGG
This window encodes:
- a CDS encoding aminopeptidase, with the protein product MTDERLKLLAKNLIEYSVELKEGENILIELIGQEIELAKELVKLSYSKGAKPFLWLKHPTLLRSLLLNATEEQIEIIAQNERDLMEKMDAYIGIRSSPNPFELSDVPDEKMNLYQRIWFHKVHGEVRVPKTKWCILRYPNYSMAQQAKMSSEEFEDFYFNVCNLDYSKMSKAMDALVELMQNTDEVRIVAKDTDLRFSIKGMKAVKCDGHMNIPDGEVYTAPVKDSVNGYITYNTPSNYAGFKFENIRFEFKDGKIVKATANNTEKLNKILDTDEGARYIGEFSIGLNPYITKPMEDTLFDEKIAGSIHFTPGNAYEDADNGNRSAVHWDIVLIQTPEYGGGEIYFDGKLIRKDGRFVIKELEGLNPENLK
- the carB gene encoding carbamoyl-phosphate synthase (glutamine-hydrolyzing) large subunit — translated: MPKRKDIKKVLIIGSGPIVIGQAAEFDYSGTQACRALKEEGIEVVLVNSNPATIMTDTEIADRVYIEPISVDYIEEIIKKERPQGLLAGLGGQTALNMAFELAEAGILEKYGVSLLGTSLETIKKAEDRELFKKTMIEIGEPVPKSIIAHSVQEAIEFAREVGYPVIVRPAYTLGGTGGGIAYNEEELRYIASKGLKLSLIHQVLIEQSVLGWKEIEYEVMRDSNDNCITVCNMENIDPVGIHTGDSIVVAPSQTLSDKEYQMLRSASLNIIRSLKIEGGCNVQFALNPNSMEYVVIEVNPRVSRSSALASKATGYPIARIAAKIAIGLTLDEIINPITQNTYASFEPSIDYVVVKVPRWPFDKFEKADRRLGTQMKSTGEVMAIGRTFEEAFLKAIDSLDVKINYQLGLKKFEEMADSELLEYIKTPNDERVFAICEALSRNYDCKFISDLSKIDYFFIEKFKNIVDMSKQLKKYDIESLPYDLLQKAKRLGFGDSYIANLLKEDVDEVIEIREKCKLKPSFKMVDTCAGEFEAKTPYFYSTYEKETDLVVSSKPKAIVIGSGPIRIGQGIEFDYCCVHSIFALKEEGVEAIIINNNPETVSTDFDTSDKLFFEPLTKECVLDIIKQEKPMGVIVQFGGQTAINMASYLAKNGVKILGTSMESIDTAEDRDKFLNLLKNLNIPYPPGGAAYSLEDAVRVAEKIGYPVLVRPSYVLGGRAMEIVYSREELEKYIKAAIEISIKHPILIDKYILGKEAEVDGISDGEDVLIPGIMEHIERAGVHSGDSMAVFPPHTLSERVKEKIVDYTIKLARALRVVGLFNIQFVIDKDENVYVIEVNPRASRTVPILSKVTGIPMIKIATKLILGKKLKELGYQTGLVKEPDFFAVKAPVFSFSKLSKVDAYLGPEMKSTGEVLGISKNLKVALHKAFISSNHKFVKNGSCLILAPESEKDAIQQIIRKLYEVNYKVFLLDSMKDYIKGLNVEFLDKETAEKMLLEDKFSFVINIPSKDKMQEFGFVLRRLSVEFGVTTLTSVDTAQYYVDVLSLLHEIEKDIYCLNDLFKDERMKCYETFSSSK
- the argF gene encoding ornithine carbamoyltransferase — translated: MRHFLHLNDLSKEDIMYLVELASRLKKEAKKGFYFPYLKNKALGLIFTKASTRTRVSFEVGIHQLGGYSLYLGKNDLQLGRGETIEDTAKVLSRYLDLIVIRTYEQKEVEEFAKYSSIPVINGLTDDYHPTQIIADFQTIFEEKGRLSNLKIAYVGDGNNVAATLLVGAAKLGLDIAVATPPDYEIKKEVVDFSLDEAKKSKSNIIFTNSPKEAVKDADVVYTDTWVSMGQEEEKEKRIRDFEGYQVDSSLMKLAKDDAIFLHCLPAYRGFEVTSEVIDGSQSRVFDEAENRLHAHKAIMIFVCLGKI
- the carA gene encoding glutamine-hydrolyzing carbamoyl-phosphate synthase small subunit, with amino-acid sequence MKKAILVLEDGLTFEGISLGSEGETIGEIVFNTCMTGYQEVLTDPSYNGQIVTMTYPLIGNYGINSEDVESYKPHVEGFIVREACKTPSNFRAQKTLHEYLKENNIVAIEGVDTRAITEHIRNKGSMLGIISTETDNKEVLLSKIFEYKKQKPALVKEVSTTQVYRIEGSGKKVAVLDFGIKQNILRELSKRGLDLYVFPYNSSLDQIMKINPEGFVFSNGPGDPTDLEEIFPTLKQIIELKKPILGICLGHQLLGLCLGLKTYKLKFGHHGGNHPVKDLISGKVYITSQNHNYAIEYKEYEKIKITHVNVNDKTVEGFAHLDLPIVSVQYHPEASPGPHDSKYIFDQFTKLLNGV